A genomic region of Rhizobium sp. NXC24 contains the following coding sequences:
- a CDS encoding 2-dehydro-3-deoxygalactonokinase, with the protein MARPAYIAVDWGTSSFRLWLIGEDDSILGERRSGEGMTSAAQTGFAKVLQSHLDALAAPEDLPVIVCGMAGARQGWVEAGYIDTPTSLSAILTGAVSVPGQSRDVRILPGLAQRDRQAPDVMRGEETQLLGAIAADVKGEQVACMPGTHSKWVRVADGQVTGFSTFMTGELFDVITKHSILSHAVAGATDMPADSAAFASAIKAAFDKPALATNLLFTARAGQLLHGLTAAGSQALISGTLIGAEIAGALSSAGQGAAITLVASGRLQALYEDAFRILSLTYTTVDADAAVRRGLSAAAKAIWPNDERKS; encoded by the coding sequence ATGGCGCGGCCCGCATACATAGCAGTCGATTGGGGCACCAGCAGTTTCCGGCTGTGGCTGATCGGCGAAGATGACAGCATTCTCGGCGAGCGCCGCAGCGGCGAAGGCATGACTTCGGCGGCTCAGACGGGCTTTGCCAAGGTGCTGCAGTCGCATCTCGATGCCCTTGCGGCGCCGGAAGACCTTCCGGTCATCGTCTGCGGCATGGCCGGAGCGCGCCAGGGCTGGGTGGAAGCCGGCTATATCGATACGCCGACATCACTCTCCGCCATCCTGACCGGCGCCGTCTCCGTACCCGGTCAATCGCGCGACGTCCGCATTCTGCCGGGCCTTGCGCAACGCGACAGGCAAGCGCCCGACGTCATGCGCGGCGAAGAGACTCAATTGCTCGGCGCGATCGCTGCCGACGTCAAGGGCGAGCAAGTCGCCTGCATGCCCGGCACACATTCGAAATGGGTGCGTGTCGCCGACGGCCAAGTCACCGGTTTTTCGACCTTCATGACCGGCGAGCTCTTCGACGTCATCACCAAACACAGCATCCTGTCCCACGCCGTTGCCGGTGCGACCGACATGCCCGCGGACAGCGCCGCCTTCGCCTCCGCCATCAAAGCTGCCTTCGACAAGCCGGCCCTCGCCACGAACCTTTTGTTTACCGCCCGCGCCGGCCAGCTTCTGCATGGCCTGACGGCGGCCGGGTCGCAAGCGTTGATCTCGGGCACGCTGATCGGCGCCGAAATCGCCGGCGCTTTGTCGTCTGCTGGGCAAGGGGCCGCGATCACTCTGGTCGCCTCCGGACGCCTGCAGGCGCTTTATGAAGACGCATTCCGGATCCTCTCCCTCACCTATACGACTGTTGATGCCGATGCCGCCGTCCGCCGCGGACTCTCCGCCGCCGCGAAGGCGATCTGGCCGAATGATGAAAGAAAAAGCTGA
- a CDS encoding 2-dehydro-3-deoxy-6-phosphogalactonate aldolase codes for MTTRIPFPAMKRPLIAILRGIKPEETADIVGALIDAGLTAIEIPLNSPEPFRSIEIAAKMAPADCLIGAGTVLTVEDVDRLDAAGGKLLVTPNVEPAVISRARDKGMVTMPGVFTATEALSAARAGATGLKFFPAGVLGASGITAIRAVLPPELVIAAVGGVSDKNFADYTKAGILAFGLGTSLYKPGMTTAEVAERAKVTIYAYDAAVGA; via the coding sequence ATGACGACCCGCATCCCCTTCCCTGCCATGAAGCGCCCGCTCATCGCCATTCTCCGCGGCATCAAGCCCGAGGAGACGGCTGACATTGTCGGCGCACTGATCGACGCCGGTTTGACGGCGATCGAAATCCCGCTGAACTCGCCGGAACCCTTCCGCTCCATCGAGATCGCCGCCAAAATGGCGCCCGCCGACTGCCTGATCGGCGCCGGCACGGTGCTGACCGTTGAAGATGTCGATCGGCTGGATGCCGCCGGCGGCAAGCTGCTTGTGACGCCGAATGTCGAGCCCGCCGTCATCAGCCGCGCCCGCGACAAGGGCATGGTGACAATGCCGGGCGTGTTCACCGCGACGGAAGCGCTTTCGGCCGCGCGCGCCGGTGCGACGGGGCTTAAATTTTTCCCGGCCGGCGTGCTTGGCGCCTCTGGTATCACCGCCATCCGCGCCGTCTTGCCGCCCGAACTCGTCATCGCGGCGGTCGGCGGCGTTTCGGACAAGAATTTCGCCGATTACACCAAAGCCGGCATCCTGGCTTTCGGTCTCGGCACCAGCCTTTACAAGCCGGGAATGACGACAGCAGAGGTTGCCGAACGCGCCAAGGTGACCATTTACGCCTATGATGCTGCCGTAGGAGCCTGA
- a CDS encoding response regulator, which yields MTAEIDKAAFAAMTEDVPSDGNLQAALFDAVCDGLSSAFLIYDKNDLLLFASRQVLNFYPIPPQFLQPSTRLRDFLGAVFDSGVRHHDVRTKSASTRDDWISQRIASHWRERFETTEHFGADRWVRFVKRRLPSGLGVCILSDISEVKKREEQWRLDMERVQLTEDILDNLPFPLFVKDRNMAYVAVNKAFCDKYQTSADEVLGRKGIDLFPTDIANRFEENDRHVIDTGEISISRQRQVARDGIERDVVTRKQRIGKPGRYFLVATIQDLPKDGADFDEFALVSEIKENSNRSYRRAYVPMAALQTASRRAPTMETFVPENFSGRKILVVTSDVAAESAALKMLAKYGFEACSVHNESEEAAFLDVASSLGIKIDLVIIDNQLGNRGLELAERQNVPALSLDGSQLATELTFLIARHFNRNILGKPGEPLEGSAEDWQIATGGEDRGFQILVAEDNDINQIVFSQILEGLGYRYMIATSGDEAVRLWSEYRPQLILMDISLPGLNGFEAARLIRRTEKGGGSHTPIIGVLTQAFERDRNQCFDAGMDDIIMKPVSPDILETVFQKYMRGSRKAQIK from the coding sequence ATGACTGCCGAGATTGACAAGGCAGCTTTTGCAGCAATGACCGAAGATGTGCCGTCTGATGGCAATCTGCAGGCGGCGCTGTTCGATGCCGTCTGCGATGGGCTCTCCAGTGCCTTCCTTATCTATGACAAGAACGATCTGCTGCTGTTCGCCAGCCGCCAGGTCCTGAATTTCTATCCGATTCCGCCGCAATTTCTGCAGCCGTCGACACGGCTCCGCGATTTTCTCGGCGCTGTGTTCGACAGCGGCGTCCGGCATCACGATGTTCGTACGAAATCGGCATCAACACGCGACGATTGGATCTCGCAGCGGATTGCCTCGCATTGGCGCGAGCGTTTTGAGACGACGGAACATTTCGGCGCGGATCGTTGGGTCCGCTTCGTCAAGCGCCGGCTGCCGTCGGGTCTCGGCGTCTGCATCCTCTCGGATATTTCGGAGGTGAAGAAGCGGGAGGAGCAATGGCGCCTCGACATGGAGCGCGTGCAACTCACCGAGGATATTCTCGATAACCTGCCGTTTCCACTCTTCGTCAAAGACCGCAACATGGCATACGTCGCGGTCAACAAGGCGTTCTGCGATAAATACCAGACTTCGGCGGATGAAGTGCTGGGCCGCAAGGGTATCGATCTCTTCCCCACGGATATTGCCAACCGCTTCGAGGAGAACGACCGGCATGTCATTGACACCGGCGAAATATCGATCTCGCGCCAGCGGCAGGTCGCTCGCGATGGCATAGAGCGCGATGTGGTCACCAGGAAACAGCGTATCGGTAAGCCCGGCCGCTATTTCCTGGTCGCCACCATCCAGGACCTGCCGAAAGACGGCGCGGATTTCGACGAATTCGCTCTTGTCTCGGAGATCAAGGAAAACAGCAATCGGTCCTATCGGCGCGCCTACGTCCCGATGGCAGCACTTCAGACCGCCTCGCGTCGTGCACCGACAATGGAGACCTTCGTTCCCGAGAATTTCTCCGGCAGGAAAATTCTCGTGGTCACCAGCGATGTTGCCGCGGAATCGGCGGCGTTGAAGATGCTCGCCAAATACGGCTTCGAGGCATGTTCGGTCCACAATGAAAGCGAGGAGGCGGCATTTCTGGATGTCGCAAGCTCACTCGGCATAAAGATCGATCTTGTCATCATCGACAACCAGCTTGGAAACCGTGGCCTGGAATTGGCCGAGCGGCAGAATGTGCCGGCTCTGTCGCTGGACGGCTCGCAGCTTGCCACCGAACTCACCTTCCTGATCGCACGGCACTTCAACCGCAATATCCTCGGCAAGCCGGGCGAACCCCTCGAAGGCAGCGCGGAGGATTGGCAGATCGCGACCGGCGGTGAGGATCGCGGCTTCCAGATCCTAGTTGCCGAAGACAATGATATCAATCAGATCGTCTTCTCGCAGATCCTGGAAGGGCTCGGTTATCGCTATATGATCGCCACCAGCGGCGACGAGGCGGTGCGGCTGTGGAGCGAATACCGCCCGCAACTGATCCTGATGGATATTTCCCTGCCGGGCCTCAACGGCTTCGAAGCAGCAAGACTGATCCGCCGCACGGAGAAAGGGGGCGGATCGCACACCCCGATCATCGGCGTGCTCACCCAGGCTTTCGAGCGTGACCGCAACCAATGCTTCGATGCCGGTATGGACGATATCATCATGAAGCCTGTCAGCCCGGATATTCTTGAGACTGTGTTTCAGAAATACATGCGCGGCAGCCGCAAAGCTCAAATCAAATAA
- a CDS encoding SDR family oxidoreductase: protein MTEAQAQFPDLRDRTVLITGGGSGIGAALVEGFAQQGAKVAFIDIAEEPSKALADRLSVQSAHPVSFYHADLRDVGAIKSTVAAVESDLGAIRVLVNNAAWDDRHEIDTTTEEYWDNNQAINLKQVFFVSQAAAPGMRAAGGGAIINFSSIVFKMNPPLLSAYATAKAGVIGLTKSLAGRFGPENIRVNAVLPGMVVTERQMELWLTEEGIAKTVERQCLKHVLKAADLVGPTLFLASNCSGSITAQTIIVDGGIL from the coding sequence TTGACCGAGGCACAGGCACAATTTCCCGATCTTAGGGATCGCACCGTTCTCATCACCGGCGGCGGTTCCGGCATCGGCGCTGCACTCGTCGAAGGTTTTGCGCAACAGGGCGCCAAGGTCGCCTTCATCGACATAGCCGAGGAGCCGAGCAAGGCGCTTGCCGACCGGCTTTCGGTGCAATCGGCCCATCCCGTCTCCTTCTATCATGCCGATCTGCGCGACGTCGGCGCCATCAAGAGTACGGTCGCCGCCGTCGAATCCGATCTCGGCGCCATTCGCGTCCTCGTCAACAATGCTGCCTGGGACGACCGGCACGAGATCGACACCACGACCGAGGAATATTGGGACAACAACCAGGCGATCAACCTCAAGCAGGTTTTCTTCGTCTCGCAGGCGGCAGCGCCGGGCATGCGCGCGGCCGGTGGCGGGGCGATCATCAATTTCTCGTCGATCGTCTTCAAGATGAATCCGCCGCTTCTTTCCGCGTACGCGACCGCAAAGGCAGGTGTCATCGGCCTGACCAAGAGCCTTGCCGGCCGCTTTGGACCGGAAAACATCCGCGTCAACGCCGTTTTGCCGGGCATGGTCGTCACCGAACGGCAGATGGAGCTTTGGCTGACGGAAGAAGGCATCGCCAAAACGGTCGAGCGCCAATGCCTCAAGCATGTTCTCAAGGCCGCCGATCTGGTCGGCCCGACGCTTTTTCTTGCATCCAACTGCTCGGGCAGCATCACCGCACAGACCATCATTGTCGACGGAGGTATTCTCTAG
- the mutL gene encoding DNA mismatch repair endonuclease MutL, whose product MAIKQLSETLINQIAAGEVIERPASAAKELIENALDAGATRIEIATAGGGKALLRVSDNGAGMEQADLELAVRRHCTSKISDTLEDIRTLGFRGEALPSIGSVAKLSIASRKPGSDGGAEIAVAGGRVLHLRPVAANPGTIVEVRDLFFATPARLKFLKTEKAEAAAISEVVKRMAIAFPQVRFVLSGSDRSTLEFPATGDDHLARMAQVLGHEFKDNAIELDALREDVSLTGFIGVPTFNRGNSAHQYAFVNGRPVQDKLILSAIRGAYAETIPSGRYPVAVLSIRLDPALVDVNVHPAKSDVRFRDPGLVRGLIVGAIREALAREGDRAATTGADGMLRAFSPGRSGFQPAWRPSTPSAPWTPEASPSRPYQPAATNGHGFGERPQTAFDGLAMPTARAETAAPIEPARAEEPARFPLGAARAQLHENYIVAQTDDGLVIVDQHAAHERLVFEEMRKALHSKRLSSQVLLIPEIVDLPEEDCDRLMVFADELGELGLAIERFGPGAIAVRETPAMLGEVDAQGLIRQLADEIAEWETASGLAAKLEYVAATMACHGSVRSGRRLRPEEMNALLRQMEATPGSGQCNHGRPTYIELKLSDIERLFGRS is encoded by the coding sequence ATGGCCATCAAGCAACTCTCCGAAACCCTGATCAACCAGATCGCCGCCGGCGAAGTCATCGAGCGACCGGCGAGTGCTGCCAAGGAACTGATCGAGAATGCTTTGGACGCCGGCGCGACACGAATTGAGATTGCGACCGCCGGCGGCGGCAAAGCGCTGTTGCGGGTCAGCGACAACGGCGCCGGCATGGAGCAGGCGGATCTGGAGCTGGCAGTCAGGCGGCACTGCACCTCGAAGATATCGGACACGCTGGAGGATATCCGCACGCTCGGTTTCCGCGGCGAGGCCCTGCCCTCTATCGGCTCGGTGGCGAAGTTATCGATCGCCAGCCGGAAGCCCGGCAGCGATGGCGGCGCCGAGATTGCGGTCGCCGGCGGCAGGGTCCTGCACCTGCGTCCGGTAGCGGCCAATCCCGGCACGATCGTCGAGGTGCGCGACCTGTTTTTCGCAACGCCGGCGCGGTTGAAATTCCTGAAGACGGAGAAGGCCGAGGCTGCCGCGATCAGCGAAGTCGTCAAACGTATGGCGATCGCCTTTCCGCAGGTGCGTTTCGTGCTCTCCGGCAGCGACCGTTCGACACTGGAATTTCCGGCCACCGGCGACGATCACCTCGCCCGCATGGCGCAGGTGCTCGGTCACGAGTTCAAGGACAACGCCATCGAGCTCGACGCCCTGCGCGAAGATGTGAGCTTGACCGGCTTTATCGGCGTGCCAACCTTCAATCGCGGCAACTCGGCGCATCAATATGCCTTCGTCAACGGCAGGCCGGTGCAGGACAAGCTGATCCTGTCAGCGATCCGCGGCGCCTATGCCGAGACAATACCTTCCGGGCGCTATCCCGTCGCCGTTCTTTCCATCAGGCTCGACCCGGCTCTGGTCGACGTCAACGTGCATCCGGCGAAATCCGATGTCCGCTTCCGCGATCCGGGCCTGGTGCGCGGCCTGATCGTCGGCGCCATCCGCGAGGCTTTGGCGCGTGAAGGCGATCGGGCCGCAACGACGGGCGCCGACGGCATGCTTCGAGCCTTCAGCCCCGGTCGTTCAGGCTTCCAGCCCGCATGGCGGCCGTCGACACCATCAGCACCATGGACGCCAGAGGCTTCGCCTTCGCGGCCCTATCAGCCCGCGGCAACGAACGGACATGGATTCGGCGAGCGACCTCAGACCGCCTTCGATGGCCTCGCCATGCCGACCGCACGCGCCGAAACCGCCGCACCCATCGAGCCTGCACGGGCGGAGGAGCCGGCTCGGTTCCCCCTCGGTGCGGCCCGGGCGCAATTGCATGAGAACTACATCGTCGCCCAGACCGACGACGGCCTCGTCATTGTCGACCAGCATGCAGCGCATGAGCGGCTGGTGTTCGAGGAAATGCGCAAAGCGCTGCATTCCAAGCGGCTGTCTTCGCAGGTCTTGCTGATCCCGGAGATCGTCGATCTGCCGGAAGAGGATTGCGACCGGCTGATGGTGTTTGCCGACGAGCTTGGCGAACTTGGCCTTGCCATAGAGCGGTTTGGTCCCGGAGCCATTGCGGTGCGTGAGACGCCGGCGATGCTCGGCGAGGTGGATGCTCAAGGGCTGATCCGACAGTTGGCTGATGAGATTGCCGAGTGGGAGACCGCCTCGGGCCTTGCCGCCAAGCTGGAATATGTCGCCGCCACCATGGCCTGCCACGGTTCGGTGCGCTCCGGCCGAAGGCTGAGGCCGGAGGAAATGAACGCGCTGCTCCGTCAAATGGAGGCAACGCCCGGCTCGGGGCAGTGCAATCACGGCCGGCCGACCTATATAGAGTTGAAGCTCTCGGACATCGAACGGTTGTTCGGACGAAGCTGA
- a CDS encoding EAL domain-containing protein, with amino-acid sequence MKSAEIPLAPVSHNELQAMAYTDPLTGLGNRYRMRDRARVLSAERASDPAPFTIGIANLDSFKPINDLFGVEAGDEILCQVAHRLKACIPDGATVTRHDGDEFAFVLPLVFERVGAEKFGQMIREVLSAPYDLGDRNVRLSASFGFAIYPFAGEEFEDLLKSAETALYRSKRRGRGQITVYSKEIDQEMKRATQLEQALRNAIISNAIDVHFQPIVSLTSNAIVGFEALARWNDADLGFVSPAVFVPLAEERGFIDALSETLLRKAAEAALSWPRELFLSFNLSSVQLMDPGTSSSILAILGRVGFDPHRLELEITETAVMSSADTANRIIADLRAAGVRISLDDFGTGQSSLGRLRDFIFDKVKIDRAFVSRINSDRASEHIIKAILAMCEGLDLQVVAEGIEEYAEAAKLRSLGCAMGQGYYYGKPADSLATLRYLHENDYELAGEREHV; translated from the coding sequence ATGAAATCGGCTGAAATACCGCTTGCGCCAGTCAGTCACAATGAATTGCAGGCGATGGCCTATACCGATCCGCTGACCGGCTTGGGGAACCGCTATCGCATGCGCGACCGCGCGCGCGTGCTTTCCGCCGAGCGCGCGAGCGATCCTGCACCCTTCACCATCGGTATCGCCAATCTCGATTCCTTCAAGCCAATCAATGACCTCTTCGGCGTCGAAGCCGGCGACGAGATCCTTTGCCAGGTCGCACACCGCCTGAAGGCCTGCATTCCCGACGGCGCCACCGTCACCCGCCATGACGGTGACGAATTTGCCTTCGTGCTGCCGCTCGTCTTTGAGCGCGTCGGTGCGGAAAAGTTCGGGCAGATGATCCGCGAAGTGCTGTCGGCGCCCTATGATCTCGGCGACCGCAACGTCCGCCTTTCCGCCTCCTTCGGCTTCGCCATCTATCCCTTCGCCGGCGAGGAATTCGAAGATCTGCTGAAAAGCGCCGAGACGGCGCTTTATCGTTCCAAGCGGCGCGGGCGTGGCCAGATCACCGTCTATTCCAAGGAAATCGACCAGGAGATGAAGCGTGCGACGCAGCTTGAACAGGCGCTGCGCAATGCCATCATTTCCAATGCCATCGACGTGCATTTCCAGCCGATCGTCTCGCTCACCAGCAATGCGATCGTCGGTTTCGAAGCGTTGGCGCGCTGGAACGACGCCGATCTCGGCTTCGTCTCGCCCGCGGTCTTCGTGCCGCTCGCCGAGGAGCGCGGTTTCATCGATGCGCTCTCCGAGACCTTGCTGCGAAAGGCGGCGGAGGCCGCGCTCTCGTGGCCGCGCGAGCTTTTCCTCTCTTTCAATCTCTCATCCGTGCAATTGATGGATCCCGGCACGAGCAGCAGCATTCTCGCCATTCTCGGCCGCGTCGGCTTCGATCCGCATCGCCTGGAACTGGAAATCACCGAGACGGCGGTTATGAGTTCCGCCGACACGGCAAACCGCATCATCGCCGATCTCAGAGCGGCCGGCGTGCGCATCTCGCTGGATGATTTCGGCACCGGCCAATCCAGCCTCGGCCGCCTGCGCGATTTCATCTTCGACAAGGTGAAGATCGATCGCGCCTTCGTCTCGCGCATCAATTCCGACCGGGCCTCCGAACACATCATCAAGGCGATCCTTGCGATGTGCGAAGGGCTTGATCTGCAGGTGGTTGCCGAGGGGATCGAGGAGTATGCCGAGGCGGCGAAGCTTCGGTCGCTCGGTTGCGCCATGGGGCAGGGCTATTACTACGGCAAACCCGCCGACAGTCTCGCGACGCTGCGATATCTCCACGAGAACGACTATGAACTTGCCGGTGAGCGCGAACACGTCTGA
- a CDS encoding SMP-30/gluconolactonase/LRE family protein: MTDIHDFQGNILCNTASVLGEGPTYDPDTDTVWWFNILGKELHELHLSSGKKEVHPLPMMASVLARVDAERQLIATEEGLFLRDIKSGELTFYAAIEADKPENRSNDGRTHISGSLWISTMGKRAELQAGAIYHVAGGKVTKIFDQLSIPNSICFSPDGTIGYFTDTRLSQLMRVLVDPQTGLPVGEPIVMVDSMDDPGGLDGSVCDADGYIWNARWGSGFVDRYSPDGLRIERYRVPAMQPSCPAFIGQNGDRLAVTTAWEGLDEDARSMQPQAGALLELGPTVKGVFDPVYKI; the protein is encoded by the coding sequence ATGACCGACATTCATGATTTCCAGGGCAATATTCTCTGCAACACCGCATCTGTCCTGGGCGAAGGGCCCACCTATGATCCCGATACGGATACGGTCTGGTGGTTCAATATCCTCGGCAAGGAGCTGCATGAACTGCATTTGTCGTCGGGCAAGAAGGAAGTTCACCCTCTGCCGATGATGGCGAGCGTGCTCGCCCGCGTCGATGCAGAACGGCAATTGATCGCCACCGAAGAGGGGTTGTTTCTTCGCGATATCAAATCCGGAGAATTGACCTTTTATGCTGCGATAGAGGCGGACAAGCCGGAGAACCGCTCCAATGACGGGCGCACGCATATCTCCGGTTCGTTATGGATCAGCACGATGGGCAAGCGCGCCGAATTGCAGGCCGGCGCGATCTATCACGTCGCTGGCGGCAAGGTGACGAAGATCTTCGATCAGCTTAGCATTCCGAACTCCATCTGCTTTTCACCCGACGGCACGATCGGCTATTTCACCGATACCCGCCTCAGCCAGTTGATGCGGGTGCTGGTCGATCCGCAGACCGGACTTCCGGTCGGCGAACCGATCGTCATGGTCGACAGCATGGACGACCCAGGCGGTCTCGACGGCTCCGTCTGCGATGCCGACGGCTATATCTGGAACGCCCGCTGGGGCTCCGGTTTCGTCGATCGCTACAGCCCCGACGGCTTGCGCATCGAGCGCTACCGTGTGCCTGCCATGCAGCCCTCCTGCCCGGCCTTCATCGGTCAGAACGGTGATCGCCTCGCCGTGACCACGGCTTGGGAAGGTCTCGACGAAGACGCCCGCTCGATGCAGCCGCAAGCCGGTGCGCTTCTCGAACTTGGCCCCACGGTCAAGGGCGTCTTCGATCCGGTCTACAAGATCTGA
- a CDS encoding PRC-barrel domain-containing protein: MTGKLFTSAAVGAIFATASVLSPMAFAQQQPSTDNNTAPMTKTAPATPDTTKPAVKTPENEAKAPAPAPTTNTAQAGYLTEQSADQMSAKTYIGQSVYNGENKSIGSIDDLILQKQGGVVAAIVGVGGFLGLGQKNVAVPFDKITATQNAQDGSMKLTTTETADSLKAAPEFKTLAMQASEKAAKTPATAAVPGTDTTTTSSTTNK; this comes from the coding sequence ATGACCGGCAAATTGTTCACTTCCGCTGCTGTTGGCGCAATCTTTGCCACAGCATCGGTTCTTTCGCCGATGGCTTTCGCTCAACAGCAGCCGTCAACCGACAATAATACTGCGCCGATGACGAAGACCGCTCCGGCAACGCCTGACACCACCAAGCCGGCTGTCAAGACGCCGGAAAACGAAGCTAAGGCCCCGGCCCCGGCACCAACGACAAATACGGCTCAGGCCGGATATCTGACCGAGCAGTCGGCCGATCAGATGAGTGCCAAGACCTATATAGGCCAATCGGTCTATAACGGTGAGAATAAAAGCATCGGTAGCATCGACGACCTTATCCTGCAGAAGCAGGGCGGTGTTGTCGCTGCGATCGTTGGCGTGGGCGGTTTCCTTGGCCTCGGCCAGAAGAATGTAGCCGTTCCCTTCGACAAGATCACCGCGACGCAGAACGCCCAGGACGGCAGCATGAAGCTGACGACCACGGAAACGGCTGACTCGCTGAAGGCCGCGCCTGAGTTCAAGACGCTTGCTATGCAGGCTTCTGAGAAGGCCGCAAAGACCCCGGCAACGGCCGCGGTGCCTGGAACGGACACCACGACGACCTCGTCGACGACCAACAAATAA